In Candidatus Contubernalis alkalaceticus, the following proteins share a genomic window:
- a CDS encoding HaeIII family restriction endonuclease yields the protein MPTQNIRGKAFEYACLSALYTFLNGTQPVEIVASSSVEKAHQSYFNLSNRLRESMDLAADAAVRVLIRLEPQLENFMENIPLYLEIQPDSQGQVGDVRDILALRRQNNWEIGLSAKHNHAAVKHSRLSQTIDFGDKWLQVPCSYQYFTEINPYFTRLSVLREQRAEWNSVPDKAQEYYIPILDAFIRELQSIYEQHGAMIPQRLLSYLLGRYDFYKIIAHKSTRTTEIQGFSLYGTLNNQAGGIRPQVRMPRVRLPSRFHSIDYKPGSDNTIFIVCDEGWTISARLHNARTLVEPSVKFDITLIGVPPSLYRHHEPW from the coding sequence ATGCCTACTCAAAACATAAGAGGTAAAGCATTTGAGTATGCTTGTTTGTCAGCACTCTATACTTTTTTAAACGGAACCCAGCCTGTGGAGATTGTGGCATCTTCAAGCGTAGAAAAGGCTCATCAATCCTATTTTAATCTGAGCAATAGGCTAAGGGAAAGCATGGATTTAGCTGCAGATGCTGCTGTTCGTGTTTTAATCCGCCTTGAACCCCAGCTTGAAAATTTCATGGAAAATATTCCGCTTTACTTAGAAATCCAGCCAGACAGCCAGGGACAAGTTGGCGATGTCCGGGATATTTTAGCCCTACGAAGACAGAATAATTGGGAAATTGGATTGTCAGCAAAACATAATCATGCCGCAGTAAAGCATTCCAGGTTATCACAAACTATAGATTTTGGGGATAAGTGGTTGCAGGTCCCTTGTAGTTATCAATATTTCACAGAAATTAACCCATATTTTACTAGGCTCAGTGTTTTGAGAGAGCAGAGGGCAGAATGGAACAGTGTCCCCGATAAAGCACAAGAATACTACATTCCTATACTAGATGCTTTTATTAGGGAGTTACAATCAATTTATGAGCAGCATGGCGCGATGATACCACAAAGGTTACTTAGCTATTTATTGGGAAGGTATGACTTTTACAAAATTATTGCGCATAAAAGTACTAGAACTACTGAAATTCAAGGCTTTTCATTATATGGGACATTAAATAATCAGGCAGGCGGAATACGGCCTCAAGTAAGGATGCCAAGGGTTCGGCTGCCTAGTCGCTTTCACTCAATTGACTATAAACCAGGCTCAGATAATACAATTTTTATTGTATGTGATGAGGGATGGACAATATCGGCCAGGCTCCATAACGCCAGAACATTAGTAGAGCCTAGTGTAAAATTTGATATTACATTAATTGGTGTACCTCCATCGCTTTACAGGCACCATGAACCATGGTAA
- a CDS encoding very short patch repair endonuclease, protein MAYNFETTPQRSNIMKKIRGINTGPEVMLRKGLWEKGIRYRKNYNKLPGKPDILITKNKIAIFVDGEFWHGHNWEEKKCRIKSNRDYWIKKIERNIERDKENTKKLEELGFVVIRFWEKEVKNDLQSCVQKIIDLTENQ, encoded by the coding sequence ATGGCATATAACTTTGAAACAACTCCTCAAAGGTCAAACATTATGAAAAAAATACGTGGAATAAATACCGGTCCTGAGGTGATGCTTAGAAAAGGCCTTTGGGAAAAGGGGATAAGGTATAGGAAAAACTATAATAAACTACCTGGGAAACCTGATATCTTAATAACTAAGAATAAAATAGCCATTTTTGTAGATGGGGAATTTTGGCATGGACATAATTGGGAAGAAAAGAAATGCAGAATCAAATCTAATAGGGATTATTGGATTAAAAAAATTGAAAGGAACATTGAACGTGATAAAGAAAATACCAAAAAATTAGAAGAATTAGGCTTTGTAGTAATTAGATTTTGGGAAAAAGAAGTAAAGAATGACCTTCAATCTTGCGTACAGAAAATAATTGATTTAACTGAAAACCAGTGA
- a CDS encoding DNA cytosine methyltransferase translates to MLLKPTVVSLFAGAGGMDLGLENAGFDVIWANDIDKDACETYKSWSNAYVHQGDISKINFKEIPESDVIVGGFPCQGFSLAGPRKINDKRNTLYRYFVKLVEEMQPYAFVAENVKGLLTLGNGAILEAIISDFKSKNYDVTYKLLNAAHYSVPQDRWRVILVGMKRGYGLNYNFPEKHVKQTELIETIGMLPEPRSKDVCEAPFSSRYMSRNRRRGWNEVSYTIPAMAKQVTLHPSSPEMIKLGRDEWRFGRGKTRRFSWQEAAVIQTFPYGMDFAGDLTSKYKQIGNAVPVKLAEEIGKQIIKSLNRIYEPEKLAKVSG, encoded by the coding sequence TTGTTACTTAAGCCTACAGTAGTATCTCTTTTTGCAGGTGCTGGTGGCATGGATTTGGGATTAGAAAATGCGGGTTTTGATGTGATCTGGGCTAATGATATAGATAAAGATGCTTGTGAAACATATAAATCTTGGTCAAATGCTTATGTACATCAAGGCGATATATCAAAAATAAATTTCAAAGAAATACCTGAATCAGATGTAATTGTAGGAGGATTTCCCTGTCAAGGTTTTAGCTTAGCAGGTCCAAGAAAAATTAATGATAAAAGGAATACATTATATCGTTACTTTGTAAAACTAGTAGAAGAAATGCAGCCTTATGCATTTGTTGCTGAAAATGTAAAAGGTTTGTTAACTCTTGGCAATGGTGCTATATTAGAAGCAATAATTTCTGATTTTAAATCGAAAAATTATGATGTTACATATAAATTATTAAATGCGGCACATTATAGTGTACCCCAAGATAGGTGGAGAGTTATTTTAGTAGGAATGAAGAGAGGGTATGGTTTGAATTATAATTTTCCGGAAAAACATGTAAAACAAACAGAACTCATTGAAACTATAGGGATGTTGCCGGAACCTAGGTCAAAAGATGTTTGTGAGGCACCTTTTTCTTCAAGGTATATGAGTAGAAATAGGCGTAGAGGGTGGAATGAGGTTTCTTATACTATTCCAGCTATGGCAAAACAAGTTACGCTTCATCCTTCATCTCCTGAAATGATTAAGTTAGGAAGGGATGAATGGAGATTTGGGAGAGGAAAGACCCGGAGGTTTTCATGGCAAGAAGCGGCAGTTATTCAAACGTTCCCTTATGGAATGGATTTTGCGGGTGATTTAACTTCAAAGTATAAGCAAATCGGTAATGCAGTACCGGTAAAGTTAGCAGAAGAAATTGGCAAACAGATAATTAAATCTTTAAATCGAATATACGAACCTGAAAAACTAGCAAAAGTGAGCGGATAA